The DNA region ATCGGCTACGGATTCTCCGTCTCCGGGCCGATCTCCCGCGAATACCAGCGGCTGCCGTTCGGGCGCGGCCCCGACGCCTGGCTCACCGCGCTGGCCGCACTGCCGCTGGTGGATCAACCCGGCGACCGGATGACCTACGGGCACGGCACCGACGTACTCGGGGTGCTGCTGGCGCGGATCGAGGGCAAGCCGCTGCCGCAGGTGCTCGACGAACGGATCCTGGGGCCGCTGGCGATGACCGACACCGGGTTCTGTGTCTCCCCCGAGGTGCGCCGCCGCAGCGCCACGATGTATCGCCTCGACGGCGACACGCTGCGCGACGACGCGATGGGTCCGGTGCCGATCAGCCAACCGGCTTTCCCCAACGCCGGCGGCGGGCTGATGTCCACCGCCGACGACTACCTGGCGTTCGCCCGGATGCTGCTGGCCGACGGCGTGGTCGACGGCACCCGGATCCTGTCCCCGGAGTCGGCGCGGGCGATGCGCGCCGACCGGCTCACCGACGAGCAGAAGCAGCGCCCCTTCCTGGGCGCGCCGTTCTGGATCGGCCGCGGATTCGGGCTGAACCTGTCGGTGGTCACCGATCCGGCGAAGTCGCAGACCCTGTTCGGGCCCGGCGGTGCGGGCTCGTTCGGCTGGCCGGGCGCCTACGGCACCTGGTGGCAGGCCGATCCGGCCGCGGATCTGATCCTGATCTATCTGGTCCAGAACGCCCCGACGCTGACCACCGAGGCGGCCGCGGCGGTGGCCGGCAATACCTCGGTCGCGAAACTGCGGGTGGCGCAACCGAAATTCGTGCGTCGCACCTACTCCGCGCTGGGGTTGTGAGCCCAGCTCAGATCATCGCGATCGGTGAGATCTTCACCCCGGCTTCCAGCGCACCGGCCAGTTCCCGGGCGGTGTCGTAGTCGAAGACCACGTGTCCGCAGATCACGTCGACGTCGCGTTTGGCCCGCTGCAGCGGGTTGGCGGTGAACTGCGCGCTGGCGCCGGAGGCTTCCAGGAGATCGGCGATGACGGCGCGGGATTCGTGCACGATGTGCGCGGCCGCCGCCCGGGCGTCGGCGCGAACCGCGCGACCGATCCGTTCCCGGGCGTCCACCGCGGCCTGGATGCGGCCGACAGTATGGTCGAGCAACCCGTGCAGCGCACGCAACCGGACGCGTGCGTCGGCGAGCCGGATCTGCGCGGCCGGCTGATTCTTCTGCGCCACACCGGAATAGGCCAGCACCCGGTCGGCGAGGCGTTGGGCGAACAGGTCGGCGACCCGTTCCGCGGATCCCAGGGCGGGCATCGCGGCCACCAGTGCCAGCGCCGGCACCATCGGCCAGCGGTAGGCCGACCCGTCGTGCAGCGCAGCGCCCGGCGCGGTGCCGGAATAGATGTCGAGGACACCGACGACCCGGTGCCCCGGCACCACCGCGTCGGTGATGACGACGTCGTTGGAGCCGGTGGCCCGCATTCCCGCGGTGTGCCAGACGTCTTCGATGCGGATGTCGGCCGCCGGCAGCAGCACCAGCGCCGGATACGGCGCCTGGTCGGGCCCGCAGATCGCGCCGACCATGATCCAGTCGGCGTCGGCCACCCCGGTCGCCCACGACCAGCGCCCGGACAACCGGATACCGTCACCGTGCGGCACTCCGCGGCCGGTGGGTGCCAGCGGTGCCGGGCACAGCACCGG from Mycolicibacter sp. MU0083 includes:
- a CDS encoding serine hydrolase domain-containing protein is translated as MNLDLNQAPLREACDTGLLSGVVTLVWQDGAVRQVNTIGHRDVGAGLPMTRDTVFRIASMTKPITVAAAMTLVDEGRLRLTDPIARWLPEFAAPRVLVDPTGPTDGATVAARRALTVEDLMTHRCGIGYGFSVSGPISREYQRLPFGRGPDAWLTALAALPLVDQPGDRMTYGHGTDVLGVLLARIEGKPLPQVLDERILGPLAMTDTGFCVSPEVRRRSATMYRLDGDTLRDDAMGPVPISQPAFPNAGGGLMSTADDYLAFARMLLADGVVDGTRILSPESARAMRADRLTDEQKQRPFLGAPFWIGRGFGLNLSVVTDPAKSQTLFGPGGAGSFGWPGAYGTWWQADPAADLILIYLVQNAPTLTTEAAAAVAGNTSVAKLRVAQPKFVRRTYSALGL
- a CDS encoding acyl-CoA dehydrogenase family protein — its product is MATTSAPGVTEEFIARLAERAAEAEELRRLPAATVEEFRDSGLAGLLLPERYGGRQADFPEILDPIRCMAHGCASSAWTLGFYMLHNWMLALFGEQAQDEVFGAGPVLCPAPLAPTGRGVPHGDGIRLSGRWSWATGVADADWIMVGAICGPDQAPYPALVLLPAADIRIEDVWHTAGMRATGSNDVVITDAVVPGHRVVGVLDIYSGTAPGAALHDGSAYRWPMVPALALVAAMPALGSAERVADLFAQRLADRVLAYSGVAQKNQPAAQIRLADARVRLRALHGLLDHTVGRIQAAVDARERIGRAVRADARAAAAHIVHESRAVIADLLEASGASAQFTANPLQRAKRDVDVICGHVVFDYDTARELAGALEAGVKISPIAMI